A single genomic interval of Xyrauchen texanus isolate HMW12.3.18 chromosome 48, RBS_HiC_50CHRs, whole genome shotgun sequence harbors:
- the LOC127639589 gene encoding coiled-coil domain-containing protein 71-like → MNCEDLGMLRVVHSWARFAPAGQAALDEALRVFNPMSKDLSDTERQMVSFLQELKKEGAKPVILRSKDVYGYTSCTTQPLASKMGSKVPRVQKPCKKRGRKGLTKVRDVNYSVLSRAAKNILQNQPKILLTNLSVDTLKQSSSIVHKRSVQEQQCLKLTNIKGLTGGHTARLQIHFGGDSRSTPSTALRRPPDLSGIPYSITENGSPISNVVALDNKRVLSCPFKVDNALIGDSAPVVCQNGYSLKDGRIYKKIETIGKPDAMTRGLDNGSVRRLHFQSFEWTHSTLTNGQDVSRLNGNGLEWKVIKVDDSVTDEEVRRKAQKILQVNLSPVIQIHPLVDSV, encoded by the coding sequence ATGAATTGTGAAGATCTGGGCATGTTAAGGGTAGTTCACTCCTGGGCCAGATTTGCTCCAGCGGGTCAAGCTGCCCTTGATGAAGCCCTGAGAGTCTTTAACCCTATGTCAAAGGATTTGTCAGACACTGAGAGACAAATGGTGTCCTTTCTTCAAGAGCTAAAGAAAGAGGGAGCCAAGCCTGTGATATTGAGGAGCAAAGATGTGTATGGATATACGTCTTGCACTACACAGCCCCTAGCATCCAAGATGGGTAGCAAGGTTCCTAGAGTTCAGAAACCTTGCAAGAAGCGAGGACGAAAAGGGTTAACCAAGGTCAGGGACGTAAATTACTCCGTCCTCAGTAGAGCGGCCAAGAATATTCTCCAAAACCAACCCAAGATCCTGCTTACTAACCTCTCGGTGGACACTCTTAAGCAGTCTTCATCAATTGTTCATAAACGTTCTGTTCAAGAGCAGCAGTGCCTGAAGCTGACAAATATAAAGGGATTGACCGGGGGCCACACTGCAAGGCTGCAAATTCACTTTGGAGGAGATTCCCGAAGCACACCCAGTACTGCTTTGAGGCGACCACCAGACCTCTCTGGTATTCCATACTCCATCACGGAAAATGGCAGTCCGATATCAAACGTTGTTGCCTTGGACAACAAACGTGTTTTGTCTTGTCCATTCAAAGTAGACAATGCCCTCATTGGTGACTCAGCCCCAGTTGTCTGTCAAAATGGGTACAGTCTTAAAGATGGTAGAATTTATAAAAAGATCGAAACCATAGGTAAACCTGATGCAATGACAAGGGGTCTAGACAATGGGTCAGTGAGGAGGCTCCATTTCCAAAGCTTCGAGTGGACCCATTCAACACTCACCAATGGTCAAGATGTCTCTAGATTGAATGGAAATGGTCTCGAGTGGAAGGTTATAAAAGTAGATGATTCAGTCACAGACGAGGAAGTGAGAAGGAAGGCACAGAAAATCTTGCAAGTTAATTTGTCGCCTGTGATACAGATCCATCCCCTTGTTGACTCTGTATAG